The Raphanus sativus cultivar WK10039 chromosome 2, ASM80110v3, whole genome shotgun sequence genome includes a region encoding these proteins:
- the LOC108821792 gene encoding acyl-CoA-binding domain-containing protein 1, giving the protein MSGDWYQLAQSLIFGLIFAYLLAKLISILVAFKDDNLSLTRAHDAAPQSDNDFYHRKVETDSLVAEQGSLRGDEDEDEDDDDDWEGVESTELDEAFSAATAFVAAAASDRLSQKVSNELQLQLYGLYKIATEGACTAPQPSALKMTARAKWQAWQKMGAMPAEEAMEKYIDLVTHLYPAWVQGGSKGRNRSGEAAGSNSRAPMGPVFSSLVYEEETENELKIDAIHAFAREGEVENLLKCIESGIPVNARDSEGRTPLHWAIDRGHLNVAKALLDKKADVNAKDNEGQTALHYAVVCERESLAEFLVKQKADTSIKDEDGNSPLDLCESEWSWMREKKDSD; this is encoded by the exons ATGAGTGGCGATTGGTATCAGCTCGCTCAGTCTCTAATCTTCGGTTTGATCTTCGCTTACCTTCTCGCCAAGCTAATCTCCATCCTCGTCGCCTTTAAAGACGACAACCTCTCCCTCACTCGCGCCCACGACGCCGCCCCCCAATCGGATAATGACTTCTACCACCGCAAGGTCGAGACGGATTCTCTCGTGGCGGAGCAAGGAAGCTTGAGAggtgatgaagatgaagatgaagacgaTGACGATGATTGGGAAGGTGTGGAAAGCACGGAGCTTGACGAAGCGTTCAGTGCCGCGACGGCTTTCGTGGCCGCTGCTGCTTCGGATCGGCTCTCGCAGAAAGTGTCGAACGAGTTGCAGCTTCAGCTTTATGGGTTGTATAAGATTGCTACGGAAGGAGCTTGTACTGCTCCCCAACCTTCAGCTCTCAAAATGACTGCTCGTGCCAAGTG gcAAGCGTGGCAGAAGATGGGAGCTATGCCAGCTGAGGAAGCGATGGAGAAGTACATCGACCTTGTGACTCACTTGTACCCTGCTTGGGTTCAAGGTGGCTCG AAAGGAAGAAACCGTAGTGGTGAAGCTGCAGGTTCCAACTCTAGAGCACCCATGGGACCGGTGTTTAGTTCATTGGTTTACGAAGAAGAAACCGAAAATGAGTT GAAGATTGATGCAATTCACGCCTTTGCTAGAGAAGGAGAAGTGGAGAATCTATTGAAATGCATAGAAAGTGGCATACCTGTAAATGCAAGAG ACAGTGAAGGTCGGACACCGTTGCATTGGGCTATAGACCGAGGCCACTTGAATGTTGCTAAAGCTCTACTAGATAAAAAAGCCGATGTTAATGCTAAA GACAATGAAGGCCAAACCGCTCTGCACTATGCTGTTGTGTGCGAAAGGGAGTCTCTTGCAGAGTTTCTAGTGAAGCAGAAAGCTGATACAAGCATTAAAGACGAAGATGGAAACTCGCCTCTTGATCTCTGTGAATCAGAGTGGTCTTGGATGCGAGAGAAGAAGGATTCAGATTAA
- the LOC108838370 gene encoding uncharacterized protein LOC108838370, which yields MSLILRRLSSLGLGKPPVSVRSSLLLYSKAITTSLLQTPPCRIVLAEPCGGDLGKLVVMNMNELECTDLEKKVPLELVYDEKIIIGASRGWIATLKEDGVLRLQDDFNPVASDTNPKRIPLPPLVTLPHCQTKIITNVSLSSSSPEDDEDCVVAIKFLGPQLSFCKPATQSKPAEWTNIKIENPCFYSSRVMFSKKHNLFRIPGSGGHVIGSWDPYKPSNNLELQSLRFTNMPKLTKAKQNLLDMCCRSEHLVESLPTGENFLVKQYKKTIKITKAGIARMRTKALMVFKLDEEGNAVYTHDIGDLNMFLSMSEPFCVLATSFPHLLPNSIDIKDFDESGFVHLKRTRVWSRSYTCSIPYYIPPQDIIQS from the coding sequence ATGTCTCTGATCTTGAGGCGGCTCTCGAGTCTCGGCCTTGGGAAACCTCCTGTGTCCGTgagatcctctcttcttctttactCTAAAGCAATCACAACTTCCTTGCTTCAAACCCCTCCTTGTAGAATCGTCTTGGCTGAGCCTTGTGGAGGGGATCTTGGAAAACTTGTGGTAATGAATATGAATGAACTTGAGTGCACTGATTTGGAGAAGAAGGTGCCACTGGAGTTAGTATATGATGAGAAGATAATAATAGGGGCATCCCGTGGCTGGATAGCTACTCTAAAGGAAGATGGAGTGCTGCGTCTCCAAGACGATTTCAACCCTGTGGCATCGGATACAAATCCGAAACGCATTCCTCTGCCTCCTCTTGTGACTCTGCCTCATTGCCAAACCAAAATCATCACCAATGTGTCACTGTCCTCATCTTCTCCAGAGGATGACGAAGACTGTGTCGTGGCTATCAAGTTCTTGGGACCGCAACTCAGCTTTTGCAAACCAGCCACTCAGAGTAAACCAGCAGAGTGGACCAACATCAAGATCGAGAACCCCTGCTTCTACTCATCCCGTGTCATGTTTTCCAAGAAACACAACTTGTTTCGCATCCCCGGGTCTGGAGGCCATGTCATCGGTTCATGGGATCCCTACAAACCCAGCAATAACCTCGAGCTTCAGAGCTTGCGGTTTACAAACATGCCCAAGCTCACAAAGGCTAAACAGAATCTTTTGGATATGTGCTGCAGGAGCGAGCACTTGGTGGAGTCACTACCTACCGGTGAAAATTTCTTGGTCAAGCAGTACAAGAAGACAATCAAGATCACCAAGGCTGGTATCGCTAGAATGAGAACCAAAGCTTTAATGGTATTCAAGCTAGACGAAGAGGGAAACGCCGTTTACACTCATGACATTGGAGATCTTAACATGTTCCTCTCAATGTCTGAACCTTTCTGTGTCCTTGCTACTTCCTTTCCTCATTTACTCCCTAACAGTATCGATATCAAAGATTTCGACGAATCAGGTTTTGTCCATCTGAAACGCACAAGAGTCTGGAGTAGATCTTATACATGTAGTATCCCTTACTACATTCCACCACAAGATATTATCCAGTCTTAG
- the LOC108838378 gene encoding uncharacterized protein LOC108838378: MGYPALFITWIICCVDTAAFSVSVNGDLEGFFSSSRGIRQGCSLSPYLFVVISNVLSKLLNSAVLNRRIGYHPLCASLNLTHLSFADDIMVFTNGSAASLDGVLEVFAKFARISGLCINVAKSTVFAAGVDKESLQEKTVSVGFSISGLPIKYLGLPLTTKTLTRNNYEPLVAKIKARFQSWTSKTLSFAGRLMLIKDTGLGSWVWRRLLRLRSTAKQFLSMEVHNGQATRFWTDIWHPRGRLIEIVGETGTLKLGIARSALICDVRNETGWSFRRSRARQIRDLITMVEAHPLAENRLGQDVVLWRKNETDFCNHFSTSVTWQRIRTHKPTQEWSKVIWFSLGVPHFAFITWLVVRNRLSTGDRMRAWGQVQGCLFCGEPDETRDHLYFACPYTYTIWLEVVGTLLGRPPDPD, from the exons ATGGGCTATCCTGCTCTGTTTATTACTTGGATAATATGCTGTGTTGACACTGCTGCATTCTCAGTATCAGTTAATGGAGATCTTGAGGGGTTCTTTTCTAGTTCAAGGGGCATCAGACAAGGCTGCTCTTTATCTCCGTACTTGTTTGTCGTAATCAGTAATGTCCTTTCTAAGCTCCTCAACTCTGCAGTCCTCAACAGGCGTATTGGATATCATCCTCTCTGTGCGTCCCTCAACCTGACACATCTTAGTTTCGCAGACGACATAATGGTGTTTACCAATGGATCGGCTGCATCACTTGATGGTGTTCTCGAGGTCTTTGCGAAGTTTGCTCGGATATCTGGTTTATGCATTAATGTGGCAAAATCAACAGTGTTTGCGGCAGGTGTCGACAAGGAAAGTCTACAAGAAAAAACTGTCTCTGTAGGCTTCTCTATCTCTGGTCTACCTATCAAGTATCTTGGTCTGCCACTCACGACAAAAACATTGACGAGGAACAATTACGAGCCTTTGGTAGCTAAAATCAAAGCTCGGTTCCAGAGCTGGACAAGTAAGACTCTCTCCTTCGCGGGACGTCTCATGCTTATCAA GGACACCGGTTTGGGATCTTGGGTTTGGCGGAGGCTTCTGAGGCTGAGGTCAACAGCTAAGCAGTTCCTCAGTATGGAAGTGCATAACGGACAGGCGACTCGATTTTGGACAGATATATGGCATCCGAGAGGCAGACTGATTGAAATTGTGGGTGAAACTGGGACCTTAAAGCTTGGCATTGCGAGATCAGCGCTAATTTGTGATGTACGAAATGAGACAGGCTGGTCATTTAGAAGAAGCCGAGCTAGACAGATTCGCGATCTCATCACTATGGTGGAAGCTCATCCTTTAGCAGAAAATAGGCTTGGTCAAGATGTGGTCCTGTGGCGTAAGAATGAAACTGACTTCTGCAATCATTTCTCCACTTCAGTCACATGGCAGAGAATTCGTACTCACAAACCAACCCAAGAATGGAGTAAAGTGATTTGGTTCTCCCTTGGAGTGCCTCATTTTGCTTTCATAACCTGGCTGGTGGTGAGGAATAGATTATCCACCGGAGATCGAATGCGAGCTTGGGGTCAAGTACAAGGCTGTCTGTTTTGTGGAGAACCAGATGAAACAAGAGATCATTTGTATTTCGCATGCCCTTACACCTACACTATTTGGCTTGAAGTGGTCGGCACCCTACTAGGCAGACCCCCTGATCCGGACTGA
- the LOC108838389 gene encoding uncharacterized protein LOC108838389 — MHVSDCEWTGPVLCFVWGKVIWSFRPKQRKKNSSPLSTAILRFISLGSSRLTRMGQYSYSQPSSSSEDLDITSLLEAEAQLYADEGQSSFHMPEAVQYQPQPEADDGIPTICYCGAEPVIATAYTGKDACRRYFSCVNADDGDCHIWKWWDVAIMEEMREFQSLLRRLKEEGEKSEEKQLLLEKSVGELGRENS, encoded by the exons ATGCACGTGTCCGATTGTGAGTGGACCGGGCCGGTTTTGTGTTTCGTATGGGGTAAAGTGATTTGGTCATTTCGAccgaagcaaagaaaaaaaaattcctctCCTCTCTCGACGGCGATTCTGCGATTCATCTCTCTCGGATCGTCAAG GTTAACTAGAATGGGACAATATAGCTATAGCCAGCCGTCCTCATCATCAGAGGACTTAGACATAACGTCACTTCTCGAAGCTGAAGCTCAGCTGTACGCGGATGAAGGTCAGAGTAGCTTCCATATGCCAGAGGCGGTTCAGTACCAACCTCAACCTGAGGCCGATGATGGAATCCCGACGATTTGCTACTGTGGGGCGGAGCCGGTTATAGCAACCGCCTACACTGGCAAAGATGCATGCCGAAGGTACTTCAGCTGCGTCAATGCGGATGATGGAGACTGTCACATCTGGAAGTGGTGGGATGTTGCGATCATGGAGGAGATGAGGGAGTTTCAGTCACTGCTAAGGCGGCTTAAGGAAGAAGGTGAGAAGAGTGAGGAGAAGCAGCTACTGCTAGAGAAGAGTGTAGGTGAGCTAGGAAGGGAGAATTCATGA
- the LOC108838399 gene encoding glutathione S-transferase T3-like, with amino-acid sequence MASSSGFSNLLRSQLPVDLDSPEPFWFGSELPDESPSPVPEVPEESSVNKERRKFSPIEDKILIGAWLNTSKDPIVGNDQKAGAFWRRIVDYYNANPHLVGKMPRETPSCKHRWSRINEQVGRFTGCYDAALRVQRSGQNDDDVMKAALDLFFVKYNNKFVMDHCWRELRYDQKWSSNYVPKEGGKEKRKQILEVDREPEARPIGIKAAKAASLKKKNPREVELSKLQGVLELKEKVSRNKVLERLLAKKEPLSEIQEKLVSKLLSEMSRCHGRRGEEVTGEEEKKSRG; translated from the exons ATGGCTAGCTCCTCTGGTTTTTCAAACCTTCTACGTAGCCAACTTCCTGTAGACCTTGATTCACCCGAACCCTTTTGGTTCGGGTCCGAACTTCCTGATGAGTCTCCTAGCCCAGTCCCTGAAGTCCCTGAAGAGTCTAGTGTTAATAAGGAGAGGAGGAAATTTTCTCCCATAGAGGATAAGATCCTAATTGGTGCTTGGCTTAACACGAGCAAGGACCCTATCGTCGGCAATGACCAGAAAGCTGGTGCTTTCTGGAGGCGTATTGTAGACTACTACAACGCAAACCCTCACCTCGTTGGGAAAATGCCGCGAGAGACACCTTCTTGCAAGCATAGGTGGTCTAGGATCAACGAGCAAGTTGGCAGGTTTACTGGATGTTATGATGCGGCTCTGAGGGTGCAGAGAAGTGGCCAAAACGATGATGATGTAATGAAAGCCGCCTTAGACCTATTCTTCGTCAAGTACAACAACAAGTTCGTCATGGATCACTGCTGGAGGGAGCTGAGGTATGACCAGAAATGGTCATCCAACTATGTGCCTAAGGAGGGTGGAAAGGAAAAGCGGAAACAAATTTTGGAGGTTGATAGAGAACCTGAGGCTAGACCTATCGGTATAAAGGCTGCCAAAGCTGCcagtttgaagaagaagaatcctAGAGAAGTGGAGTTGTCAAAGCTACAAGGCGTTTTAGAACTGAAGGAAAAAGTGTCTAGGAATAAAGTCCTTGAACGCTTGCTTGCGAAGAAAGAGCCACTCTCTGAGATCCAGGAGAAGCTAGTGTCGAAACTACTATCTGAAAT GTCAAGATGTCAcgggagaagaggagaagaagtcacgggagaagaggagaagaagtcACGGGGGTGA
- the LOC108838411 gene encoding uncharacterized protein LOC108838411: MSSSSEDGLDERLDEIFDDICDDTIDNIIEAQTKKQKKRAYIERNREAGHNRLWNDYFSEHPTYEEHLFRRRFRMNKGLFMRIVYALSENVSFFQQRRDATGRFGLSALQKCTAALRMLAYGSAADAVDEYLRLGETTALSCLHHFTHGVIHLFEDEYLRRPTAEDLQRLLDIGEKRGFPRMVGSIDCMHWEWKNCPTSWKGQYARGSNKPTIVLEAVASQDLWIWHAFFGPPGTLNDLNVLDRSPVFDDIIEGRAPRLEYVVNGHKYKFAYYLTDGIYPRWSTFIQSITRPQCDKTRLFAKRQESARKDVERAFGVLQARFAIVKNPALTWDKKKIGKIMRACIILHNMLVENERNGYGRIDISEFEDGSVTRSSEVETETDMPTNLNNMFSDQNQKELRDAHIHEQLKKDLVKHIWNKFGHDD, translated from the coding sequence ATGTCATCATCTTCAGAGGATGGATTGGATGAAAGATTGGACGAGATTTTCGACGATATCTGTGACGATACAATCGACAACATTATCGAGGCCCAAaccaagaagcaaaagaaacgTGCTTATATAGAACGAAACCGTGAAGCTGGACACAATCGTTTGTGGAATGACTACTTCTCCGAACATCCGACTTATGAGGAACATTTATTCAGACGCCGTTTCCGTAtgaacaagggattattcatgcGTATTGTGTATGCCCTCTCAGAGAACGTCTCATTCTTTCAACAAAGAAGAGATGCTACCGGGAGGTTTGGTCTTTCTGCACTACAAAAATGTACGGCAGCCCTTCGTATGCTTGCTTATGGTTCTGCGGCTGACGCGGTTGACGAATATCTCCGACTAGGTGAGACGACGGCACTTTCATGTTTACATCATTTCACTCACGGAGTAATACATTTATTTGAAGATGAGTATCTACGAAGACCCACAGCAGAGGATCTTCAACGACTACTCGATATTGGAGAGAAACGCGGGTTTCCTAGGATGGTTGGGAGCAttgactgtatgcattgggagtggaaaaatTGCCCAACCTCTTGGAAAGGACAGTACGCCCGGGGATCAAACAAACCGACAATTGTCTTAGAGGCTGTAGCTTCACAagatctttggatatggcacgcCTTTTTTGGTCCTCCAGGTACCTTAAACGATCTTAATGTCCTTGATCGGTCtcctgtttttgatgacattatAGAAGGTCGAGCTCCAAGGTTAGAGTACGTGGTCAACGGACACAAGTATAAGTTCGCTTACTACCTCACTGACGGTATATATCCAAGATGGTCAACATTTATTCAATCTATCACACGGCCTCAATGTGACAAAACGCGGTTATTTGCTAAAAGACAAGAATCAGCCCGAAAAGATGTCGAGCGGGCATTTGGCGTTTTGCAAGCTCGATTTGCGATTGTAAAAAACCCGGCTCTTACAtgggacaaaaaaaagattgggAAGATTATGCGAGCATGTATCATATTACACAATATGCTAGTCGAAAATGAACGCAATGGCTACGGGCGTATCGACATCTCGGAATTTGAAGATGGAAGCGTGACAAGGAGTTCAGAGGTGGAAACCGAAACCGACATGCCAACAAATCTCAATAACATGTTTTCCGATCAGAACCAGAAAGAGCTTCGGGATGCGCATATACATGAACAATTGAAAAAAGATTTAGTTAAGCATATTTGGAACAAATTTGGTCATGATGATTAA